The Streptomyces sp. NBC_00459 DNA segment GCGCTGGCCCCCGGCCTCCAGCTCGCCGTCTACCGCATCGTCCAGGAAGCTCTCACCAACACCCTCAAGTACGCCGCCGCCGACACCTCCAGCGGCGTACGGATCTCCGTCGGGCACGGCACGGTCCACGTCGACGTCGAGGACACCGGCCCCCTCCGCGCACCCCACACCCGGAGACGGAGCACCGAAAACGGCCGTGGCCTGATCGGCATGCGCGAACGCGCGGCCATCTACCAGGGCCAGGTCACCGCCGGTCCCAACCGTGAGGGCGGCTGGAGCGTCCACGCCCGTCTCCTGAGCACCCCGCCCTCTCCCTAGCCCTCGACTCCTCCCCATGAGCAGGGAGGTACGCCCATCCGCGACCGGAACGGAGATCCCCCGCACATGACCACCGTGCTCATCGTCGACGACCAGGCCCTGCAACGCCTCGGCTTCAGCATGCTCCTGGAACAGCACCCCGACCTCACCCTCATCGGTGAAGCCACCCACGGCGCCGAAGCCGTCCGCAAGGCCGCCGAACTGAAGCCCGATGTCGTCCTCATGGACGTCCGCATGCCCGGTATGGACGGCATCGAGGCCACCCGACGCATCATCGAGTCCGGCGGCCGCTCCCGCATCCTGGTCCTGACCACCTTCGACCTCGACGAATACGCCTACGACGCCCTGCGCGCCGGAGCCTCCGGGTTCCTGCTCAAAGACGCCCTGCCCGACGAACTCGTCGCCGGCATCCGCGCGGTGGCCGCCGGGGACGCCGTCATCTCACCCGGTCTGACCCGCAAGCTCATCGACGCGTTCGGCAGCCGTCTGCCGGGCCACACGCCCGACCAGCAACGGCAGCTGGCCCGTCTCACCAACCGCGAACGCGAGGTACTCACCGCCATGGCGACCGGCTGGAGCAACACCGAGATCGCCGAACGCCTCTCCCTCGCCGAGTCCACCGTCAAGTCGCACGTGAGCAGCATCCTCACCAAGACCGGGGTACGGGACCGGGTACAGGCCGTGATCTTCGCCTACGACACCGGCCTCGTCAGGCCGGCCTGAGCATGGCCGGAGCACTTCGTGGCGGGCCCGGACGGCGGTTCCTGGGCCGGAGGAGACGGGCGGCGCCTTCTCCGCCACAGCAGCGAGCCGCCGATCGCCGTCAGAGCGACCAGGGCGAGGGCAGGACCGCCCAGCGTGAGGACGCGCTGGAGGGAGGTCGCGGCGGCGTATCCGACACCCGCTTCCGCCGCGGCCCACACACAGGCGGCGACGACGCTGTACGGAGCGATCCGCCGGTAGGGCAGTCGGGTGGCACCCGCGGAGTGCGGTGCGAGGGTGCGCACCACCGGCAGGAAGCGGGCCACGAAGACCGCCCGGCCTCCGTGACGCGTCATCAGCGTCTCGGCCCGGCTCCAGGCGGCATCCGGAACGCGACGGCCCATGGGGCCGCCGCGCAGCCGGTCACCGAGGTACCTGCCGGTGCGGTGGGCGAGGAAGTCGCCCACCACCACGGCGCCGGCCGCGGCCGCGACGACGAGAAGGAGGTTGACCTGGCCGGTGCGGGCCAGTGCTCCGGCGGTCAGGAGCAGGGTCAGCGTCGGGACGAAAGCGCCGAGAAGAAGGACCGACTCGGCCAGGACCGCAGCGGCCACCACCGCGTACGCCGCGGCCGGCGGGAGATGGCCGAGGATGTCGGAGAGCGCGTTCACCGACGCACCTCGTCCGGCCTCGGCACGAGCAGGTCCGTTTCCGCGGAGACGAGGGGTCGCTGCAGATGCCAGACGTAGGCGGGGGGAAGGTTGGCCCACACCGTCCAGCGGCCCGTGGCGTAGGTGCGCTGGTAGGCGGCCATGATCTCGTCCACGGCGGCGTGGCGGCGGGCTTCGGCTCGCGATGCCGTCAGGGCGCGGGCCTTGCGGGTGCCGAGGTAGGCGAAGTAGGTCAGCGTGCCGCCGGGGTGGAGGAGTTCCAGGTAGCGGGCCATGATGCGCTCGACCTGCACGGGCGTGAAGTTGGTCAGAGGCAGCCCGGAGACGATGACGTCGTAGCGCTGGTCGGTGTCGAGCTGCTCGACGTAGGTCTGATGCACGTTCACCTGGGCGGATGTGGCTGTCAGGTGCGGGTGCGTGGTGACGAGAGTGCGCAGTCGCCCGGCGAAGCGCGGGTTGGCCTCGACGATGTCCAGGCGGCTGCCCCGGGACAGCTGCGGTATCAGGGCCCGGGTGACCGGGCCGGTGCCGGCGCCGGCTTCCAGGACTGCCAACGGGTGGGGTGCCTGAGCTCGTACGGGGTCGGTGAGCGCACGGGCCAGGGCCTTGCCGCTGGGGGCCACGGCCCCCGTGGTGCGCAGATCACGGACCGCTTCGATCAGGAACATCCAGCCTTCGGCGTTGCGCTGCGCAAGGACACGGTCGTGGGAGGTGGTCCAGTCGTTCATGGAATCGACGCTAGAAAACTGCACCCGGCATGGAATCCGCCGTTCTGCGACGCCGTGCCCCTACGAAAGTAGGGGGTGGACGTCATCGATCGTCAGATGGAGCAGCTCAGCGGTCTGCCTAGGATGACGCAGGTGAGCAGCAGAGAAAGCCGCAGATGGGCGGCGTACGGGCGTGGGTTTCTCGTAACTCTGTGCGTGCTGGCTGCCCTGCTCAACGACGTGGCGGTCCAAGGGCGCCACCTGGCCCCTGTCACAGCCACAGCGCTGGTGTGCGGAGCGGCTCTGCTCGTGCCCCGGCTGCGATGGCCCGCCGCGCCGCTGCTGGTCACCGTGGCCACGGCGTGGTGGGGCTCCTTGCTGCTGCCCATGCTGGCGGTCGTCCTGTACGACCTGGCCGTGAACCGCCGGGCGCGCATCGCGGTGGCCTGTGCCGTCGCCGCGCTGGGCGCAAACCTGTTCAGCTACCGGGACACCTCCCTGTGGACGGGCCAGTCCTACGCGGCCACCGTGGTCCTGCCGGTGCTGGCCGTGCTCGTCGGGCTGTGGCTGGGCAGCCGGCGCCGACTGCTCCTGGCGCTGGCGGCCGACGTCGAGCACCTGAGCGTCGAGGCGCGGCTGCGCGAGGAGGCGGCCCGCATCACGGAACGGTCCCGTATCGCCGCCGAAATGCACGACGTCCTGGCCCACCGTCTGAGCCTGATCGCCCTGCACACCGGTGTCCTCGTCACCAGGAGCGACACACTGCCCGCACCGGTCGCCGAACGCCTCGGACTGCTGCGCACGACGTCCGTCGAGGCCCTCACCGATCTTCGCGACGTCCTCGGTGTACTGCGCGACCCCGACGCCACACCGGCCGGCTCAGCCCTCACGCCGATGATGAGGGAAGTGGAGGAACTGGCCGACGAGGCCCGCGCCGCCGGCCAGCAGATCGAGCTGACCACCGAGGGCCTTCCCGAGCAGGCTCCCACCACCCACCGGCTGGCCGTGTACCGCGTCGTCCAGGAGGCACTGACCAACGCCCGCAAGCACGCCGACGGCGCTCCGGTGACCGTACGCATCGACTACGGGCCGCCCGCCACACTCGTCGAGGTCACCAATCCCCCTGGCACTCCCCGCACGGACACGGTCGGCAGCGGGTACGGACTCGTCGGCCTGCGCGAACGGGTCACCGCCCTCGGTGGGCACCTGGACTCCGGGCCGGCCGGCGCGGGCGCCTGGCGGCTGGCCGCACGCATCCCTCACCCCGCCGGCATCGAGCAGAACGGCACCCGCACATGATCCGCACCATGATCGTCGACGATGACGCCCTGGTCCGCCTCGGCCTGGCCGACCTTCTCGACGGCGACCCCGGCATCGAGGTGGTCGCCCAGGCCCCCGACGGCCTGTCCGCCATCGAGCAGGCCACCGCCCACCGCATCGACGTCGCACTCGTCGACGTACGCATGCCCCGCATGGACGGCATCACCGCCACCGCCCGACTGCGAGCACTCCCCCACCCGCCGAAGGTGATCAC contains these protein-coding regions:
- a CDS encoding response regulator transcription factor, whose protein sequence is MTTVLIVDDQALQRLGFSMLLEQHPDLTLIGEATHGAEAVRKAAELKPDVVLMDVRMPGMDGIEATRRIIESGGRSRILVLTTFDLDEYAYDALRAGASGFLLKDALPDELVAGIRAVAAGDAVISPGLTRKLIDAFGSRLPGHTPDQQRQLARLTNREREVLTAMATGWSNTEIAERLSLAESTVKSHVSSILTKTGVRDRVQAVIFAYDTGLVRPA
- a CDS encoding DedA family protein codes for the protein MNALSDILGHLPPAAAYAVVAAAVLAESVLLLGAFVPTLTLLLTAGALARTGQVNLLLVVAAAAGAVVVGDFLAHRTGRYLGDRLRGGPMGRRVPDAAWSRAETLMTRHGGRAVFVARFLPVVRTLAPHSAGATRLPYRRIAPYSVVAACVWAAAEAGVGYAAATSLQRVLTLGGPALALVALTAIGGSLLWRRRRRPSPPAQEPPSGPATKCSGHAQAGLTRPVS
- a CDS encoding class I SAM-dependent methyltransferase, with amino-acid sequence MNDWTTSHDRVLAQRNAEGWMFLIEAVRDLRTTGAVAPSGKALARALTDPVRAQAPHPLAVLEAGAGTGPVTRALIPQLSRGSRLDIVEANPRFAGRLRTLVTTHPHLTATSAQVNVHQTYVEQLDTDQRYDVIVSGLPLTNFTPVQVERIMARYLELLHPGGTLTYFAYLGTRKARALTASRAEARRHAAVDEIMAAYQRTYATGRWTVWANLPPAYVWHLQRPLVSAETDLLVPRPDEVRR
- a CDS encoding sensor histidine kinase, translated to MTQVSSRESRRWAAYGRGFLVTLCVLAALLNDVAVQGRHLAPVTATALVCGAALLVPRLRWPAAPLLVTVATAWWGSLLLPMLAVVLYDLAVNRRARIAVACAVAALGANLFSYRDTSLWTGQSYAATVVLPVLAVLVGLWLGSRRRLLLALAADVEHLSVEARLREEAARITERSRIAAEMHDVLAHRLSLIALHTGVLVTRSDTLPAPVAERLGLLRTTSVEALTDLRDVLGVLRDPDATPAGSALTPMMREVEELADEARAAGQQIELTTEGLPEQAPTTHRLAVYRVVQEALTNARKHADGAPVTVRIDYGPPATLVEVTNPPGTPRTDTVGSGYGLVGLRERVTALGGHLDSGPAGAGAWRLAARIPHPAGIEQNGTRT